Proteins from a single region of Weeksella virosa DSM 16922:
- a CDS encoding DUF4293 domain-containing protein, with product MIQRKQSLFLFFSGIFSCIFAINADNMYDLIVDWLSNPANGDAIAMLAFYVSAFLSFLTIMLFKNRKLQLTLGWVNIVLNLLILGFLLYYLLILPGESFSEKGIGVFVPIIPIVLLLLANRFIKKDEKLVKSIDRFR from the coding sequence ATGATTCAACGAAAACAAAGTCTCTTTTTATTTTTTAGTGGGATATTTTCTTGTATATTTGCAATCAATGCAGATAATATGTACGATTTGATTGTCGATTGGCTATCAAATCCTGCAAATGGAGATGCAATTGCTATGTTGGCCTTTTATGTTTCTGCATTTTTATCGTTCCTGACCATCATGCTTTTTAAGAATAGAAAGCTACAACTAACACTAGGATGGGTAAATATTGTATTGAATTTATTAATTTTAGGTTTTTTACTATATTATCTATTAATCTTACCTGGAGAAAGTTTTTCTGAGAAAGGTATTGGGGTTTTCGTGCCTATCATACCGATTGTGCTTCTGCTATTAGCCAATCGATTTATTAAAAAGGACGAAAAACTTGTGAAATCTATAGATCGATTTAGATAA